A region from the Pseudonocardia petroleophila genome encodes:
- a CDS encoding type IV secretory system conjugative DNA transfer family protein, translated as MTSPALLLTALVAVALIAWRRGAYGVAAGAGLFAALPAVTLMRQLTWPVYLAVGVLGAVVVWHRWARSASIVTRWSARTRRKAGVASTADIVRHASASAMRRRSGTVRPSLAGLSRWRRRRLPTSEVAVELCRAGVVRVWSLIEDVVIIFGGPRVGKTGWLAGRVIDAPGAAVVTSTRTDLHDLCGPLRAAKGPVFVFNAVGLGGIPSTITFDPLTGCADPVTAVERATDLLAATGRAGSGDREFWDAQARRVLAALLHAAALGGKQMADVLRWVADADDAAREVPVLLRRSGVPAFEQDATQFVSTNERTRTSVTSSVMPALGWLTHPAAAAAASPGHGFDVAQLLGTRATVFLLGAEETQAAPLVCALTGHIAREARRLAAVEPAGRLDPPLTLALDEAALISPVPLESWTADMGGRGVTILAAFQSRAQLLAKWGEHNTATILNNTGTVMVFGGTRDRDDLQFWATLAGERDEPITTTDLHGRVASRTTRKVPVVPPSQIANLPAGQVLVIRRGIGPVIGRATMAWRRRDVRTAAFLRRHPRLVKQLWVVRDQWTRAVERARIGVVRGYDALAGLGASVGRTGRADRARRAASSTRVPQLRVVEQNPLPDRGTR; from the coding sequence ATGACCAGCCCCGCTCTGCTGCTCACCGCCCTGGTTGCGGTGGCCCTGATCGCATGGCGTCGCGGCGCCTACGGCGTCGCCGCGGGGGCGGGACTGTTCGCGGCACTTCCGGCCGTGACACTGATGCGCCAGCTCACCTGGCCGGTCTACCTGGCCGTCGGGGTGCTCGGTGCGGTGGTCGTCTGGCACCGCTGGGCACGCTCGGCGAGCATCGTGACGCGGTGGAGTGCACGCACCAGACGTAAGGCCGGCGTCGCCTCGACGGCCGACATCGTGCGGCACGCGTCGGCGTCGGCAATGCGCCGCCGGTCCGGGACGGTCCGCCCCTCGCTCGCTGGCCTGTCCCGGTGGCGTCGCCGGCGCCTGCCGACCTCGGAAGTGGCGGTCGAGCTCTGCCGGGCCGGAGTGGTGCGGGTCTGGTCGCTGATCGAGGACGTCGTCATCATCTTCGGCGGTCCGCGAGTGGGGAAGACCGGCTGGTTGGCCGGCCGGGTCATCGACGCCCCGGGCGCCGCCGTCGTCACCTCGACGAGAACGGATCTGCACGACCTGTGCGGTCCGCTCCGCGCGGCCAAGGGCCCGGTGTTCGTCTTCAACGCCGTCGGCCTCGGCGGCATCCCGTCCACGATCACGTTCGATCCCCTGACGGGCTGCGCGGATCCGGTCACGGCTGTGGAGCGCGCGACCGATCTGCTCGCCGCCACCGGCCGGGCCGGATCGGGGGACCGTGAGTTCTGGGACGCCCAGGCCCGGCGCGTGCTCGCCGCGCTGCTCCACGCCGCAGCGCTCGGCGGAAAGCAGATGGCCGACGTCCTGCGCTGGGTCGCCGACGCCGACGACGCTGCGCGCGAGGTCCCCGTCCTGCTCCGGCGCTCCGGTGTGCCGGCGTTCGAGCAGGACGCCACCCAGTTCGTGTCGACGAACGAGCGCACCCGAACGTCGGTGACGTCGAGCGTGATGCCGGCCCTCGGCTGGCTCACCCACCCGGCCGCTGCTGCGGCCGCCTCGCCGGGGCACGGATTCGACGTCGCGCAGCTGCTCGGAACCAGGGCGACGGTCTTCCTGCTCGGCGCCGAGGAGACCCAGGCCGCACCGCTGGTGTGCGCGCTCACCGGACACATCGCCCGGGAGGCCCGGCGGCTGGCGGCCGTCGAGCCCGCCGGTCGGCTCGATCCACCGCTGACACTGGCGCTCGACGAGGCCGCGCTGATCTCGCCGGTCCCGCTGGAGTCGTGGACGGCGGACATGGGTGGTCGCGGCGTCACGATCCTCGCGGCTTTCCAGTCGAGGGCGCAGTTGCTGGCGAAGTGGGGCGAACACAACACCGCGACGATCCTGAACAACACCGGCACCGTGATGGTCTTCGGCGGCACCCGCGACCGGGACGACCTGCAGTTCTGGGCGACGCTGGCGGGGGAGCGGGACGAGCCGATCACCACCACGGACCTGCACGGGCGCGTCGCGTCCCGGACCACGCGGAAGGTGCCGGTCGTACCGCCTTCGCAGATCGCGAACCTGCCGGCCGGGCAGGTGCTGGTGATCCGCCGCGGTATCGGGCCGGTGATCGGGCGCGCGACGATGGCCTGGCGACGGCGTGACGTGCGCACCGCAGCGTTCCTGCGGCGCCATCCCCGGCTGGTCAAGCAGTTGTGGGTGGTGCGGGACCAGTGGACGCGCGCGGTCGAGAGAGCACGCATCGGTGTCGTCCGTGGATACGACGCGCTCGCCGGCCTCGGAGCGTCTGTCGGCCGTACCGGTCGGGCAGACCGAGCTCGCCGAGCGGCCAGCAGCACGCGGGTGCCGCAGCTCCGGGTCGTCGAGCAGAACCCCCTGCCGGATCGGGGAACCCGATGA
- a CDS encoding WhiB family transcriptional regulator: MNGNDWMERAACRFEDPEIFFPTAEDGPALDAQVALAKSVCARCVVRAECLVEARARIPYGIAGGLTPEERRIPRPRKTVVEPVVALDDGPRPDATRSEIQAAGRVLLAAGRTQQEVARRCGVSARTVARWATQFTDTSTTRGVA; this comes from the coding sequence GTGAACGGCAACGACTGGATGGAACGAGCCGCCTGCCGGTTCGAGGACCCGGAGATCTTCTTCCCGACCGCCGAGGACGGTCCGGCGCTCGACGCGCAGGTCGCACTCGCGAAGAGCGTCTGCGCACGGTGCGTCGTCCGGGCCGAGTGCCTGGTCGAGGCGCGGGCGCGCATCCCGTACGGCATCGCCGGCGGACTGACGCCGGAGGAACGACGCATTCCCCGTCCCCGCAAGACGGTGGTCGAACCGGTGGTCGCCCTCGACGACGGTCCGCGGCCCGACGCGACGCGATCGGAGATCCAGGCGGCCGGTCGCGTCCTCCTGGCCGCCGGCCGAACGCAGCAGGAGGTCGCACGCCGGTGCGGCGTATCGGCCCGGACGGTCGCCCGCTGGGCCACGCAGTTCACGGACACGAGCACGACGAGGGGAGTGGCATGA
- a CDS encoding helix-turn-helix domain-containing protein, whose translation MQEHENSAATGQAAVQPGKNPGEWRGTLRTQALENAMRKRAAGVPTYSVPEAAALLSISQEYLYRLIQSDGFPAVRMRAGRGQGRYVVPAKAVERLLDGATDAGTCVESAEVAQQWREGTRGGVA comes from the coding sequence ATGCAGGAGCACGAGAACTCCGCAGCCACCGGACAGGCTGCGGTTCAACCAGGCAAGAACCCAGGGGAGTGGCGCGGCACTCTGCGCACGCAGGCCCTGGAGAACGCGATGCGCAAGCGCGCAGCCGGGGTGCCGACGTACTCGGTGCCCGAGGCCGCGGCGCTGCTGAGCATCTCGCAGGAGTACCTCTACCGACTGATCCAGTCCGACGGGTTCCCGGCGGTCCGGATGCGGGCGGGACGAGGGCAGGGCCGGTACGTCGTCCCCGCCAAGGCGGTCGAGCGGCTACTCGACGGTGCGACCGACGCCGGGACCTGCGTCGAGTCCGCCGAGGTCGCCCAGCAGTGGCGCGAGGGCACGCGGGGCGGTGTGGCATGA
- a CDS encoding GntR family transcriptional regulator, which produces MQPLDPDDPRPPFQQVANVLRAAIKTRRFEPGEQLPSLNELSKTYGVSLMTVQKAIAVLRDEGLIISRQGKGSFVRQRTERAVGLRPHIELAFEQQRVTIDFAGFTGETLSGAIQEPLDKIRSGRLTPEEIALRVLLPDMTAPVGLPALASTGEDDERVRGRMDQIMRRFNQALADSLQELSDLQLVRSATVEVRTYRTSPLFKLYIINGDEVFYGFYPVLEHKVVIDKEPTAILDPMGKDATLFHFAATEDDSSVGAQYVAEAQKWFNSVWDSVARPVGS; this is translated from the coding sequence GTGCAGCCGCTTGACCCCGATGACCCGCGACCGCCGTTCCAGCAGGTCGCGAACGTTCTGCGTGCCGCGATCAAGACACGGCGCTTCGAACCCGGCGAGCAACTGCCGTCGCTGAACGAGCTCTCGAAGACCTACGGCGTCTCGCTGATGACGGTGCAGAAGGCGATCGCCGTCCTCCGGGACGAGGGCCTGATCATCTCGCGGCAGGGCAAGGGATCGTTTGTCCGTCAACGCACGGAGCGGGCCGTCGGTCTGCGGCCGCACATCGAGCTGGCCTTCGAGCAGCAGCGCGTCACGATCGACTTCGCAGGCTTCACCGGCGAGACGCTGTCCGGCGCGATTCAGGAGCCTCTCGACAAGATCCGGAGCGGACGTCTCACTCCGGAGGAGATCGCGCTCCGTGTGCTGCTCCCCGACATGACCGCCCCCGTCGGTCTGCCGGCACTCGCGAGCACCGGCGAGGACGACGAACGCGTGCGCGGCCGGATGGACCAGATCATGCGGCGCTTCAACCAGGCCCTGGCCGACTCCCTGCAGGAGCTTTCGGATCTGCAGCTGGTGCGCTCGGCGACCGTCGAGGTCCGCACCTACCGGACCAGCCCGCTGTTCAAGCTCTACATCATCAACGGCGACGAGGTCTTCTACGGCTTCTACCCCGTGCTTGAACACAAGGTCGTGATCGACAAGGAGCCGACGGCGATCCTCGACCCGATGGGCAAGGACGCCACCCTCTTCCACTTCGCCGCAACCGAGGACGACTCGTCGGTCGGGGCCCAGTACGTCGCCGAGGCACAGAAGTGGTTCAACTCGGTGTGGGACAGCGTCGCGCGCCCGGTCGGCTCGTGA
- a CDS encoding HAD family hydrolase: MTADEKLVEVLERARAVLFDFDGPICSVFAGEPAPGVARDLRERLAEWDVAVELDDELADDPLEVLRAAVRFGDKVTRTADDLLTGAEISAVRLAEPTPGGVESMRACRAAGLRVAVVSNNSAAAVNEYLALHQLVDLVEVVVGREYGKPDLMKPHPKPIHDALKRLRIGPDVALLVGDSLTDVDGSRAAGIACIAYANKPGKDRLLAAADAQVDDMQVLADHLSGLARRNAG, from the coding sequence GTGACGGCCGACGAGAAGCTCGTCGAGGTCCTAGAGCGGGCCCGCGCGGTCCTCTTCGACTTCGACGGCCCCATCTGCTCAGTGTTCGCCGGCGAGCCGGCGCCCGGCGTCGCGCGGGACCTGCGTGAGCGACTGGCCGAGTGGGACGTCGCCGTGGAGCTCGACGACGAGCTGGCCGACGATCCGCTCGAGGTGCTCCGCGCGGCCGTTCGCTTCGGCGACAAGGTGACCAGGACCGCCGACGACCTCCTGACCGGCGCCGAGATCTCCGCCGTCCGATTGGCGGAGCCGACGCCGGGGGGTGTCGAGAGCATGCGCGCCTGCCGTGCCGCCGGCCTGCGCGTCGCGGTGGTCAGCAACAACTCTGCCGCGGCGGTGAACGAGTACCTGGCGCTGCACCAGCTCGTCGACCTGGTCGAGGTCGTCGTCGGGCGGGAGTACGGCAAGCCGGACCTGATGAAACCGCACCCTAAGCCGATCCACGACGCACTGAAGCGCCTACGGATCGGCCCCGACGTCGCGCTCCTCGTCGGCGATTCGCTGACCGACGTCGACGGCTCGCGCGCAGCGGGGATCGCCTGCATCGCCTACGCGAACAAGCCGGGCAAGGATCGGCTACTGGCGGCCGCGGACGCCCAGGTCGACGACATGCAAGTGCTCGCAGACCACCTGTCCGGCCTGGCACGGAGGAACGCCGGTTGA
- a CDS encoding phosphotransferase enzyme family protein — MTALDNIADVERPVMHDAAQQLGLDTTGSRLISASSRLIWHLPVDRVALTITRPGSKTADDIGAEVAAVRSASAGGVRTPPLLAEPIELADSRFALPYRWIDGRAFESTDWPAGVVEAAKLARCDPEGLRRLRWPTDWPDPAWEPLLGQPLFTEISGRVHQAEQAVDDLLRVDNLVLCHGDLQPANFLVDEAGDPWLVDLEYACLTPPGWDAAKIILLADRFGDPASYDDLLRAWGELNPRDLASCVLAQEVQIVCWLLRMARAGGSRVEEESRARAKTLTNRHRRWRHLSG, encoded by the coding sequence TTGACGGCGCTGGACAACATCGCCGACGTCGAACGTCCGGTGATGCACGACGCCGCGCAGCAGCTCGGGCTCGACACCACCGGCAGCCGCCTGATCTCCGCCTCGTCCCGCCTGATCTGGCACCTGCCGGTGGACCGGGTCGCGCTCACCATCACCCGGCCCGGCAGCAAGACGGCGGACGACATCGGCGCAGAAGTGGCGGCGGTTCGCTCGGCGTCGGCCGGCGGTGTGCGCACACCTCCCCTACTCGCTGAGCCCATCGAGCTCGCAGACTCCCGCTTCGCCCTGCCCTACCGCTGGATCGACGGCCGCGCGTTCGAGTCGACGGACTGGCCGGCCGGAGTCGTGGAGGCAGCGAAGCTCGCGAGATGCGACCCCGAGGGCCTGCGCCGGCTGAGGTGGCCGACCGACTGGCCCGATCCTGCCTGGGAGCCCCTTCTCGGCCAACCACTCTTCACAGAAATCAGCGGACGTGTTCATCAAGCCGAGCAAGCGGTCGACGATCTACTCAGAGTTGACAACCTCGTCCTCTGTCACGGGGACCTGCAGCCTGCGAACTTCCTCGTCGACGAAGCGGGCGATCCATGGCTCGTCGACCTGGAGTACGCCTGCCTTACTCCGCCCGGTTGGGACGCAGCCAAGATCATCCTTCTCGCCGATCGGTTCGGAGACCCTGCGAGCTACGACGATCTGCTTCGCGCCTGGGGCGAGCTGAACCCGCGCGACCTTGCGTCGTGCGTGCTCGCCCAAGAGGTCCAGATCGTCTGCTGGCTTCTTCGCATGGCTCGCGCAGGCGGCTCGCGTGTCGAGGAGGAGTCCCGAGCCCGGGCGAAGACGCTCACGAACCGCCACCGACGGTGGCGGCACCTTTCGGGCTAG
- a CDS encoding site-specific integrase yields MANKAGERRSRGMIRRRGSSFQVVVYAGIDPLTGKKVHLRESVATEAEARKAVTRLCARVDQQRHAKTNASFKVAMEAWLRTHEIEETTRASYELYARVHIYPAFGDEPIGKVSTRLLEEFYAELRRCSVRCAGTPFLEHRTTEPHECRVVKHRRRPGRPPAGGYPPHDCTETGCQVVECRPHECRPLAAATIRRIHFAIRGVMSAAQRWEWITSNPAVLARKPRQPTPQPNPPTAAQAAQIIDAAWAEDEGWGTLVWLVMVTGMRRAELLALRWSDVDLTAGVVTVRRNYVRVNRQSIEKDTKTHQMRRLALDPATVEVLTEHHDRYAALCRQAATEPRLDAFLFSYRPEFDRPCDPSGVTHRYSRMCAELGIDSHLHALRHYSATELLSAGVDLRTVAGRLGHGGGGATTLRVYAAWVGESDRRAAELLAGRMTRPSKVAIPPTE; encoded by the coding sequence GTGGCGAACAAGGCCGGTGAGCGCCGTTCTCGCGGCATGATCCGTCGCCGCGGCAGCTCGTTCCAGGTCGTGGTCTACGCCGGTATCGACCCGCTCACCGGTAAGAAGGTCCACCTCCGCGAGTCAGTGGCGACCGAGGCCGAGGCCCGCAAGGCCGTCACTCGCCTCTGCGCCCGTGTGGACCAGCAGCGGCACGCTAAGACCAACGCATCCTTCAAGGTCGCGATGGAGGCGTGGCTGCGGACCCACGAGATCGAGGAGACCACGCGAGCCAGCTACGAGCTGTACGCCCGTGTGCACATCTACCCGGCCTTCGGTGACGAGCCGATCGGCAAGGTGTCCACGCGGCTGCTGGAGGAGTTCTACGCCGAGCTCCGGCGTTGCAGCGTGCGGTGCGCCGGGACCCCGTTCCTCGAGCACCGGACGACCGAGCCGCACGAGTGCCGCGTCGTGAAGCACCGCCGCCGGCCCGGCCGGCCTCCAGCAGGTGGCTACCCACCGCACGACTGCACGGAGACGGGCTGCCAGGTTGTGGAGTGTCGCCCGCACGAGTGCCGCCCGCTGGCCGCGGCGACGATCCGCCGCATCCACTTCGCGATCCGCGGCGTCATGTCCGCGGCCCAGCGGTGGGAGTGGATCACGAGCAACCCGGCGGTCCTGGCCCGGAAGCCCCGGCAACCGACCCCGCAGCCCAACCCGCCCACCGCCGCGCAGGCAGCCCAGATCATTGATGCGGCGTGGGCCGAGGATGAGGGCTGGGGGACGCTGGTCTGGCTCGTGATGGTGACCGGCATGCGGCGGGCCGAGCTGCTCGCGCTTCGCTGGTCCGACGTCGACCTGACCGCCGGTGTGGTGACCGTCCGCCGGAACTACGTGCGCGTGAACCGGCAGTCCATCGAGAAGGACACGAAGACGCACCAAATGCGCCGCCTCGCGCTCGACCCGGCCACGGTGGAGGTGTTGACCGAGCACCACGACCGCTACGCCGCGCTCTGCCGCCAAGCGGCTACTGAGCCCCGACTGGACGCGTTCCTGTTCTCCTACCGACCGGAGTTCGACCGTCCCTGCGACCCGAGCGGCGTGACCCACCGCTACAGCCGGATGTGCGCCGAGCTCGGCATTGACAGCCACCTGCACGCACTCCGGCACTACTCAGCTACGGAACTGCTTTCGGCAGGCGTTGACCTCCGCACCGTTGCGGGACGACTGGGACATGGCGGTGGCGGAGCAACAACCCTGCGCGTATATGCGGCGTGGGTTGGCGAGTCAGACCGCCGCGCAGCTGAGTTGCTCGCCGGACGTATGACTCGCCCCTCGAAGGTCGCAATTCCGCCGACGGAGTGA
- a CDS encoding DLW-39 family protein: MKKFLTVVAALAAGALVFSKIRGSRPEADLWHEATTR, translated from the coding sequence ATGAAGAAGTTCCTCACCGTCGTCGCCGCACTCGCCGCCGGCGCCCTCGTCTTCTCGAAGATCCGCGGTTCGCGCCCGGAGGCCGACCTGTGGCACGAGGCCACCACCCGCTGA
- a CDS encoding DUF3566 domain-containing protein, which produces MSDKTSTPDEQPDRDAADDRDPDTGSTVVTDASAAPAEAVDGPPPADGTADADPGARPDGAGAVPLTKGAVPVVEDETVIDVPVAPADAPTTQMRVPDGAGAGGHANGNGSAAGTGSGAENGSAGSNGSAGGGPSAAAVDGPTQQVLRPAGGPVPAPGPVPGPGPDAATPPPWHRIPGQGGPDPREASREQAPAGGLLDEGPTAFLRAPEPEPARAEDGTRSPVRAARSRAPRQAALQLRRLDPWSVLKLALVLAVVLFFVWLVAVGVLYGVLDGIGVWDRLNGTYADLVSGQAQTGAPLISAGRVFGFAAVVGAINSLLFAVAVTIAAFVYNVSADLVGGVEVTLSERD; this is translated from the coding sequence GTGAGCGACAAGACGAGCACCCCGGACGAGCAGCCGGACCGCGACGCCGCGGACGACCGCGACCCGGACACCGGGTCCACGGTGGTCACCGACGCATCCGCTGCGCCCGCCGAGGCCGTCGACGGGCCGCCGCCCGCCGACGGCACGGCCGACGCGGATCCGGGTGCTCGACCGGACGGGGCGGGCGCCGTACCGCTGACGAAGGGCGCCGTCCCGGTCGTCGAGGACGAGACCGTGATCGACGTGCCCGTCGCCCCGGCGGACGCGCCCACCACGCAGATGCGGGTGCCGGACGGTGCCGGCGCCGGAGGCCACGCCAACGGCAACGGTTCCGCGGCCGGCACCGGCTCGGGTGCCGAGAACGGCTCGGCCGGCAGCAACGGTTCCGCCGGCGGCGGTCCGTCCGCCGCCGCGGTCGACGGCCCGACCCAGCAGGTGCTCCGCCCGGCGGGCGGCCCGGTCCCCGCTCCGGGCCCGGTGCCCGGGCCCGGACCCGACGCCGCCACCCCGCCCCCGTGGCACCGCATCCCCGGCCAGGGCGGCCCCGACCCGCGCGAGGCCTCCCGCGAGCAGGCCCCCGCCGGAGGCCTGCTCGACGAGGGCCCCACGGCCTTCCTGCGCGCGCCGGAGCCCGAGCCGGCCCGCGCGGAGGACGGCACCCGGTCGCCGGTCCGCGCGGCCCGCAGCCGGGCCCCGCGGCAGGCGGCCCTGCAGCTGCGCCGCCTCGACCCGTGGTCGGTGCTCAAGCTGGCCCTGGTGCTCGCCGTCGTCCTGTTCTTCGTGTGGCTGGTGGCGGTGGGCGTCCTGTACGGCGTCCTCGACGGCATCGGCGTCTGGGACCGCCTCAACGGCACCTACGCCGACCTCGTCTCCGGCCAGGCCCAGACCGGTGCCCCGCTGATCAGCGCGGGTCGCGTGTTCGGGTTCGCGGCGGTGGTCGGCGCGATCAACAGCCTGCTGTTCGCGGTCGCCGTCACGATCGCGGCGTTCGTCTACAACGTGTCCGCCGACCTGGTCGGCGGCGTCGAGGTCACGCTCTCCGAGCGCGACTGA
- the gyrA gene encoding DNA gyrase subunit A codes for MDPTLPPASGGGDRTEPVDIQQEMQRSYIDYAMSVIVGRALPLVEDGLKPVHRRVLYSMGENNFRPDRSYVKCARVVGEVMGNYHPHGDSSIYDALVRLAQPWALRYPLIDGQGNFGSRGNDPAAAMRYTECRLSPLAMAMLQDIEEDTVDFSDNYDGKSQEPDVLPSRVPNLLINGSSGIAVGMATNIPPHNLREVGAGVVWALDNWEASDEDTLAALMERIKGPDFPTAGLIVGRDGIEQAYRTGRGSVRMRAVVEVEEDAKGRTILVATELPYQVNPDNLIESIATQHRDGKLAGIAEINDESSDRIGMRIVITLKRDAVAKVVLNNLYKHTQLQYGFGVNMLSIVDGVPRTLRLDQMVRHYIRHQIEVIVRRTRYRLRKAEERAHILRGYVKALDALDEVIALIRASATVDVARTGLMELLDVDDIQAQAILDMQLRRLAALERQKIIDELAEIERTIADLQDILDRPERQRQIVRDELTEIVEKHGDDRRTQIVADDGDVTNEDLIAVEDIVVTITQTGYAKRTKTDLYRAQKRGGKGVQGAALKQDDIVAHFFVCSTHDWMLFFTNKGRVYRLKGYELPEANRSARGQHVANLLAFQPDEHIAQVMQIKNYEVAPYLVLATRTGLVKKSKLTDFDSPRVGGLIGINLREDDELVGAVLCSADDDLLLVSAEGQSIRFTASDEVLRPMGRATSGVLGMRFNVGDRLLSLGVVQDDRFVLVATTGGYAKRTPIEDYPVQGRGGKGVLTLQYDRRRGTLVGALIVGIDDELYAITSTGGVIRTSAREVRKAGRQTKGVRLMNLGETATLLAVARNAEDDADAPEVTGGA; via the coding sequence TTGGACCCCACGCTGCCCCCGGCCTCGGGTGGAGGCGACCGCACCGAGCCGGTCGACATCCAGCAGGAGATGCAGCGCTCCTACATCGACTACGCGATGAGCGTCATCGTCGGGCGCGCCCTGCCGCTCGTCGAGGACGGCCTCAAGCCGGTGCACCGCCGCGTCCTGTACTCGATGGGCGAGAACAACTTCCGCCCCGACCGCAGCTACGTGAAGTGCGCGCGCGTCGTCGGCGAGGTGATGGGCAACTACCACCCCCACGGCGACTCCTCGATCTACGACGCGCTGGTCCGCCTCGCGCAGCCGTGGGCGCTGCGCTACCCGCTCATCGACGGCCAGGGCAACTTCGGCTCCCGCGGCAACGACCCGGCCGCCGCGATGCGCTACACCGAGTGCCGCCTCTCGCCGCTGGCGATGGCGATGCTGCAGGACATCGAAGAAGACACCGTCGACTTCTCCGACAACTACGACGGCAAGAGCCAGGAGCCCGACGTCCTGCCGTCGCGGGTGCCCAACCTGCTGATCAACGGCAGCTCGGGCATCGCGGTCGGCATGGCCACCAACATCCCGCCGCACAACCTGCGCGAGGTCGGCGCGGGCGTGGTGTGGGCGCTGGACAACTGGGAGGCCTCCGACGAGGACACCCTCGCCGCGCTGATGGAGCGGATCAAGGGCCCCGACTTCCCGACGGCCGGGCTCATCGTCGGCCGCGACGGCATCGAGCAGGCCTACCGCACCGGCCGCGGGTCGGTCCGGATGCGCGCGGTCGTCGAGGTCGAGGAGGACGCCAAGGGGCGCACCATCCTCGTCGCCACCGAGCTGCCCTACCAGGTCAACCCGGACAACCTCATCGAGTCGATCGCCACGCAGCACCGCGACGGCAAGCTCGCCGGCATCGCCGAGATCAACGACGAGAGCTCCGACCGCATCGGCATGCGGATCGTCATCACGCTCAAGCGCGACGCCGTCGCGAAGGTCGTGCTGAACAACCTCTACAAGCACACCCAGCTGCAGTACGGGTTCGGCGTCAACATGCTCTCGATCGTCGACGGCGTGCCGCGCACCCTGCGCCTGGACCAGATGGTGCGGCACTACATCCGCCACCAGATCGAGGTCATCGTCCGGCGCACCCGCTACCGGCTGCGCAAGGCCGAGGAGCGGGCCCACATCCTGCGCGGCTACGTCAAGGCGCTCGACGCCCTCGACGAGGTCATCGCCCTGATCCGGGCCTCGGCCACGGTCGACGTCGCCCGCACCGGCCTGATGGAGCTCCTGGACGTCGACGACATCCAGGCCCAGGCCATCCTCGACATGCAGCTGCGGCGCCTCGCCGCACTCGAGCGCCAGAAGATCATCGACGAGCTGGCCGAGATCGAGCGCACCATCGCCGACCTGCAGGACATCCTCGACCGCCCCGAGCGGCAGCGGCAGATCGTCCGCGACGAGCTCACCGAGATCGTCGAGAAGCACGGCGACGACCGGCGCACCCAGATCGTGGCCGACGACGGCGACGTCACCAACGAGGACCTCATCGCCGTCGAGGACATCGTCGTCACGATCACGCAGACCGGCTACGCGAAGCGCACCAAGACCGACCTGTACCGGGCGCAGAAGCGCGGCGGCAAGGGCGTGCAGGGCGCGGCGCTGAAGCAGGACGACATCGTCGCCCACTTCTTCGTCTGCTCCACGCACGACTGGATGCTGTTCTTCACCAACAAGGGCCGGGTCTACCGGCTCAAGGGCTACGAGCTGCCCGAGGCCAACCGCAGCGCGCGCGGCCAGCACGTGGCCAACCTGCTCGCGTTCCAGCCCGACGAGCACATCGCCCAGGTCATGCAGATCAAGAACTACGAGGTGGCGCCGTACCTGGTGCTGGCCACCCGCACCGGCCTGGTGAAGAAGTCGAAGCTCACCGACTTCGACTCGCCCCGCGTCGGCGGCCTGATCGGCATCAACCTGCGCGAGGACGACGAGCTCGTCGGCGCGGTCCTCTGCTCGGCCGACGACGACCTGCTGCTGGTCTCCGCGGAGGGCCAGTCCATCCGGTTCACCGCCAGCGACGAGGTGCTGCGCCCGATGGGCCGTGCCACGTCCGGCGTGCTGGGGATGCGGTTCAACGTGGGCGACCGCCTGCTCTCCCTCGGGGTGGTCCAGGACGACCGTTTCGTCCTGGTCGCCACGACCGGTGGCTACGCCAAGCGGACGCCGATCGAGGACTACCCGGTACAGGGTCGCGGCGGCAAGGGCGTGCTGACCCTTCAGTACGACCGGCGTCGTGGCACGCTGGTGGGTGCGCTCATCGTCGGGATCGACGACGAGCTGTACGCGATCACCTCCACCGGAGGGGTGATCCGGACGTCGGCCCGGGAAGTGCGCAAGGCGGGCCGGCAGACCAAGGGAGTCCGTCTGATGAACCTCGGCGAGACCGCCACACTGCTGGCTGTCGCGCGCAACGCCGAGGACGACGCGGACGCCCCCGAGGTCACCGGCGGGGCCTGA